A region of the bacterium genome:
ACTCAGTCGCCGAGTGTGGCATTAAGTGAGGAGGACAAGGCAGCTCTCAAAGAGGGCCAGATATACGGCTCGTCAGATAAGAAAATTGTGCTTACAGAGTTTGCCGATTTCCAGTGTCCGGCTTGTAAGTTTTACGAAAAAACCGTTGAAGAGCTTCGCAATACATACAAAGACCAGTTGACGGTAGTGTTTAAACATTACCCACTGTATCCGAGCCCGCATAAGAACGCTCAAGTAGCCGCGTACGCGTCTGAAGCTGCAGCTAAGCAAGGGAAGTTCTGGGAGATGCACGATAAGCTGTTTGAGACACAGGACGACTGGTCAGAGCTAGATGATCCAAAAGAAACATACATTACATACGCAAGTGGCATAGGCCTAAATGTCGATCAATTTAAGAGTGACTATGATAATAAGGCCGGTGAAGGTGATATTAGGCGGGATAAGGATTTCGGGACAAGACTTAAGCTTAAGGGGACACCAACCTTTTATCTCGACGGCAAGTTATTGGACTTGAAGGGTGATCCATCGGCACTCAAGAAAGCTGTCGAAGATGCAATTAAGGCGGCACAGTAGTTCGCGTGGCTGAGGTGACTTTTCGGCGACAACTTCCGGTCCAGGTGTGGGTGTGGTTAGCGCTGGCGACTGTTGGACTATATGATGCTACGTTGTTGACGGTCCAGCACTATACCAAGCTAGGCTTGCAGTGTAACTTTACTGGTGGGTGCGAACGCGTGCTGACAAGTAAGTTTGCGACCATTGGTGATATACCAATCGCTCTGGGTGGGGTTGGGTTCTATCTTCTCGTACTCTTTATGATGTTGGTAGCTGTAATGAATCAACAGCGACCAAACAGGTATTTTATGTTGGGATGGGGCGCAATTGGCTTCGTGGTATCACTCGTTTTGACTGGTATTCAAGCATTTATCATCAAAGCTTGGTGTCAGTACTGCCTACTTTCAGCCCTTACGAGCACGCTTATTTTTTTGACAGCAATATGGTATTGGCGCAGTTCAGAGGCAAAGCCGCAAGTGGCAGCGCATGATGAGTCAAAAGAAAATGAGGAGGATGAAGGGTAGTGGCCGATTTTAGTCATGTGATCGAGTTTTACGGTGAGACTTGCCCGCACTGCATCTCGATGCGTCCGGTGATTGATGATGTGAATAAGGAACTAGGTGGGGAGATCAGGCGTCTCGAGGTATGGCAGCATCCTGAGAACGAAGCACTGATGAAACAATACGCTGAGATTATCGAGGCGGCATGTGGCGGTTTTTCGGCCGTGCCGAGCTTCGTAAATACCCAGACGAAGCAGGCGCTCTGCGGCGTGCAGGATAAGGAAACGCTCATTGCTCTTGCGCAAGGCGCTGATTGCAAAGACAATGTCTGTCAGATGCACTCTAAGATGCCAGACAAACACACAGCCTAAGCATCACGATCTCGCCGTATATTATAAGCTTGAGTACATACTCCTTTGTGGTTACAATGGAAACAAACGTAAGCGTTTTCAAGCATAACTAACCAAAAGGATTTTCCTCACATGACCACTCGAGTTGCTATTAACGGCTTCGGACGTATCGGACGCAATGCATTTAAGTTGGCTTTTGCTACGCCAGGTATGCGTATTGTCGCAATCAACGATCTCACAGAGCCGCGTGTACTGGCGCATTTACTAAAGCACGACTCGAACTATGGGCTCTATCACAAGGACGTCAGCTCAGATGAGAAGCACATTATCGTCGGTGGGCATAAGATAGAAGTTTTTGCCGAAAAAGATCCGAGTGCACTGCCATGGAAGAAGCTGGATATAGATGTTGTGATCGAATCTACGGGTCGATTTGTGAAGGGGGAAGACGCGAGCTTACACCTAAAGGCTGGCGCGAAGAAAGTCGTCATTTCAGCGCCTGCCAAGGGTGATGACTCACTCGTTGCGACCCACGTGATCGGTGTGAATGAAGATACGATTGACGTGAAAAACAAGCATGTCTTTTCAAACGCCAGCTGCACGACTAACTGCATTACTCCTGTAGCGGCGGTCATCGAGCGCGAGTTTGGCATTGAGAAAGCGATGATGACCACCGTGCATAGCTATACCGCCAGTCAGGCTTTGCAAGATGCTCCAGCTAAAGATCTCCGCGAAGGTCGCAATGCTGCCGAAAACATCGTGCCAACCAGCACGGGTGCTACGATTGCTGCTGCTAAGGCGCTCCCGGCACTCGAGGGTGTCTTCCAGGGTCTTTCGATCCGTGTGCCTACCCCTGTGGTATCGCTCTCTGACTTCACGTTTCTGACCAAGAAGTCCGCAACTATCGAGGAAGTAAATGCGGCAATCAAAAAGGCCGCAAAAGAAGAGCGCTTCCGTGGGGTGCTCGGCTACACCGAAGAAGAGCTTGTGTCGAGAGACTTCGTGGGCAACCCACATAGCTCGATCGCTGACCTGAAGCTTACCAATGTCGTCGGGGGTAATATGGTGAAGGTTGTCGCTTGGTACGACAACGAGTGGGGCTACTCAAATCGACTCGTCGAGCTCGTTGGGCTTGTCGGCAAGAAGCTTAAATAGCTTATTTTGCACACGCATTACTCACACAGACCTGTATAATCCAGGTATAATAGGCATATGACGAAGCACGTTCCGTCGACCGTCTTTATTGCTGCTGACCATGGTGGCTTTGCGGCAAAGCAGAAGCTCGTGAACGCACTGGAGGGTGAGTTCACGATCGAGGATCTTGGTGCGCCAGCGCTTGATCCGGATGATGACTTTACACCGTATGCTGAGCGGGTAGGTGAGTCGGTGGTTAGTACGCCCGGCAGCATGGGCATTTTGCTTTGCCGGTCGGGCGAAGGTATGGCGATGGCGGCAAATAAGATCGACGGTGTGCGGGCAGCGCTAGCTTGGGAGAAACATGTGGCTATTGAGTCGCGAGATGATAATGACGCGAATGTCTTAGCGCTTCCGAACGACTACGTATCAGCGGAGGAGCTCGTCGAGATAGCTCGTGTCTGGCTGACGACGCCGTTCTCCGGCGCAGAGCGTCATGATCGCCGCATTCAGCAAATCGCTGATCTTGAGGAGCGTTACTAATGGCGAAGGTTGTACCGGCAATTCTGGAGTCTACTACCGCTGGGTATCGGCAAAAGCTCAATCTGGTTCGTCAGCTGACGGATCGATTTCAGCTCGACATTATCGATGGCGTGTTTGTTGACAATAAAACAATCCTACCACAAGAAATTGAGCCACC
Encoded here:
- the gap gene encoding type I glyceraldehyde-3-phosphate dehydrogenase → MTTRVAINGFGRIGRNAFKLAFATPGMRIVAINDLTEPRVLAHLLKHDSNYGLYHKDVSSDEKHIIVGGHKIEVFAEKDPSALPWKKLDIDVVIESTGRFVKGEDASLHLKAGAKKVVISAPAKGDDSLVATHVIGVNEDTIDVKNKHVFSNASCTTNCITPVAAVIEREFGIEKAMMTTVHSYTASQALQDAPAKDLREGRNAAENIVPTSTGATIAAAKALPALEGVFQGLSIRVPTPVVSLSDFTFLTKKSATIEEVNAAIKKAAKEERFRGVLGYTEEELVSRDFVGNPHSSIADLKLTNVVGGNMVKVVAWYDNEWGYSNRLVELVGLVGKKLK
- a CDS encoding vitamin K epoxide reductase family protein; the protein is MAEVTFRRQLPVQVWVWLALATVGLYDATLLTVQHYTKLGLQCNFTGGCERVLTSKFATIGDIPIALGGVGFYLLVLFMMLVAVMNQQRPNRYFMLGWGAIGFVVSLVLTGIQAFIIKAWCQYCLLSALTSTLIFLTAIWYWRSSEAKPQVAAHDESKENEEDEG
- a CDS encoding DsbA family protein, producing MKKYILPALFTLIVVGIIVFAVRAATNPANDAKPEDTQSPSVALSEEDKAALKEGQIYGSSDKKIVLTEFADFQCPACKFYEKTVEELRNTYKDQLTVVFKHYPLYPSPHKNAQVAAYASEAAAKQGKFWEMHDKLFETQDDWSELDDPKETYITYASGIGLNVDQFKSDYDNKAGEGDIRRDKDFGTRLKLKGTPTFYLDGKLLDLKGDPSALKKAVEDAIKAAQ
- a CDS encoding thioredoxin family protein, with protein sequence MADFSHVIEFYGETCPHCISMRPVIDDVNKELGGEIRRLEVWQHPENEALMKQYAEIIEAACGGFSAVPSFVNTQTKQALCGVQDKETLIALAQGADCKDNVCQMHSKMPDKHTA
- a CDS encoding RpiB/LacA/LacB family sugar-phosphate isomerase, with protein sequence MTKHVPSTVFIAADHGGFAAKQKLVNALEGEFTIEDLGAPALDPDDDFTPYAERVGESVVSTPGSMGILLCRSGEGMAMAANKIDGVRAALAWEKHVAIESRDDNDANVLALPNDYVSAEELVEIARVWLTTPFSGAERHDRRIQQIADLEERY